One genomic region from Cellulomonas hominis encodes:
- a CDS encoding 3-oxoacyl-ACP reductase: MATTDRYLDLVNDGVTAKIAKQLGLPRPARLHRYRPGAPLVDGPVLVLGDGADADTLAQFLSGTSPEHKGWDLDVRRHASEGTRFAAVVLALTEVTHPDGLAGPLLALAPVLKTLAPQGRVVTVSRPATDDQAPALAAARQGVDGALRSVAKEMRAGGTANGVVVADDVPVTAPAVLGALRFLLSARSAYVDGQLLAVDSAAGALPADWERPLAGRVAVVTGAARGIGEAIATTLARDGATVVAVDVPAAGEALAAVANRVHGTALQLDVTADDAGARILDHALARHGRLDVMVHNAGITRDKLLANMTPDRWESVIAVNIAAQLRINEALLTSGDFADAPRIVSLASTSGIAGNRGQTNYAASKGGVIGMVRATAPLLAAFGGTANAVAPGFIETDMTARMPALTRQVARRLSSLQQGGLPVDVAEAVAFLASPQAGGVVGQVLRVCGQSMVGR; encoded by the coding sequence ATGGCCACCACCGACCGCTACCTCGACCTGGTCAACGACGGCGTCACCGCGAAGATCGCGAAGCAGCTCGGCCTGCCCCGGCCCGCGCGGCTGCACCGGTACCGCCCGGGCGCCCCGCTGGTCGACGGCCCGGTGCTCGTGCTCGGCGACGGCGCGGACGCCGACACGCTCGCGCAGTTCCTGTCCGGGACCTCCCCGGAGCACAAGGGCTGGGACCTCGACGTCCGGCGGCACGCCTCGGAGGGCACCCGGTTCGCCGCCGTCGTCCTGGCGCTCACCGAGGTCACGCACCCCGACGGCCTCGCCGGCCCGCTGCTCGCGCTCGCGCCGGTGCTGAAGACGCTCGCACCGCAGGGCCGGGTGGTCACGGTGTCCCGCCCGGCGACCGACGACCAGGCGCCCGCGCTCGCCGCGGCCCGGCAGGGCGTCGACGGCGCGCTGCGGTCCGTGGCCAAGGAGATGCGCGCGGGCGGGACCGCCAACGGCGTCGTGGTCGCGGACGACGTCCCGGTCACCGCCCCGGCCGTGCTCGGCGCGCTGCGGTTCCTGCTGTCGGCCCGGTCCGCCTACGTCGACGGCCAGCTGCTCGCGGTCGACTCCGCCGCCGGCGCGCTGCCCGCCGACTGGGAGCGGCCGCTCGCCGGCCGGGTCGCCGTCGTCACCGGCGCGGCCCGCGGCATCGGGGAGGCCATCGCGACCACGCTCGCCCGGGACGGCGCCACCGTCGTCGCGGTCGACGTCCCGGCCGCCGGCGAGGCCCTGGCCGCCGTCGCGAACCGGGTGCACGGCACGGCGCTCCAGCTCGACGTCACCGCCGACGACGCCGGCGCCCGCATCCTCGACCACGCGCTCGCGCGGCACGGCCGGCTCGACGTCATGGTGCACAACGCCGGCATCACCCGCGACAAGCTGCTCGCCAACATGACGCCCGACCGCTGGGAGTCGGTGATCGCGGTGAACATCGCCGCGCAGCTCCGGATCAACGAGGCCCTGCTGACCTCGGGCGACTTCGCGGACGCGCCGCGGATCGTGTCGCTCGCGTCCACGTCGGGGATCGCCGGCAACCGCGGGCAGACCAACTACGCCGCGTCCAAGGGCGGGGTCATCGGCATGGTGCGGGCCACCGCGCCGCTGCTCGCCGCGTTCGGCGGCACCGCGAACGCCGTCGCGCCCGGCTTCATCGAGACCGACATGACCGCCCGGATGCCCGCGCTCACCCGGCAGGTCGCGCGGCGGCTGTCGTCGCTGCAGCAGGGCGGGCTGCCGGTGGACGTCGCGGAGGCCGTCGCGTTCCTCGCGTCCCCGCAGGCGGGGGGCGTCGTCGGGCAGGTGCTCCGGGTCTGCGGCCAGAGCATGGTGGGCCGGTGA
- a CDS encoding acetyl-CoA C-acetyltransferase: MAATPSSTPTTTPPAPPRAVVVGGNRIPFARAGGPYARVSNLDMLTAALDGLVARFGLQDEVLGEVVAGAVLKHSRDFNLTREAVLGSPLSARTPAYDLQQACATGLEAVVSIANKIRLGQVESGVAGGVDSASDVPIAVSEGLRRTLLALARARSVPQRLKAATALRPGDLKPATPRTDEPRTGLSMGEHQALTTAQWGITRAAQDELALASHQHLAAAYESGFFDDLVTPYRGLVRDQNLRADTSLEKLGSLKPVFGTRLDTPATMTAGNSTPLTDGASAVLLASEDWARARGLTPLAAVVDAETAAVDFVHGEDGLLMAPVYAVPRLLARQGLTLADLDYVEIHEAFASTVLTTLAAWEDKEFCLSRLGLDDALGSVDRDRLNVHGSSLAAGHPFAATGGRIVATVAKQLHRRRAELLAAGEYRPVRALVSVCAAGGLGVAAVLEAA, translated from the coding sequence ATGGCAGCCACGCCCAGCTCCACCCCGACGACCACGCCCCCGGCACCCCCGCGGGCCGTCGTCGTCGGCGGCAACCGGATCCCCTTCGCGCGGGCCGGCGGGCCGTACGCCCGGGTGAGCAACCTCGACATGCTCACGGCCGCCCTCGACGGGCTGGTCGCCCGGTTCGGCCTGCAGGACGAGGTGCTCGGCGAGGTCGTCGCCGGCGCGGTGCTCAAGCACAGCCGCGACTTCAACCTCACCCGCGAGGCCGTCCTCGGCTCCCCGCTGTCGGCCCGCACCCCCGCGTACGACCTGCAGCAGGCGTGCGCCACCGGGCTCGAGGCCGTGGTGTCGATCGCCAACAAGATCCGCCTGGGCCAGGTCGAGTCCGGCGTGGCCGGCGGCGTCGACTCCGCCTCGGACGTGCCGATCGCCGTCAGCGAGGGCCTGCGCCGCACGCTGCTCGCCCTGGCCCGCGCGAGGTCCGTCCCCCAGCGCCTCAAGGCGGCCACCGCGCTGCGGCCGGGGGACCTCAAGCCGGCCACCCCGCGCACCGACGAACCGCGCACCGGCCTGTCCATGGGCGAGCACCAGGCGCTGACCACCGCGCAGTGGGGCATCACCCGGGCGGCGCAGGACGAGCTCGCGCTCGCCAGCCACCAGCACCTCGCCGCGGCCTACGAGTCCGGGTTCTTCGACGACCTCGTCACGCCGTACCGCGGCCTGGTGCGGGACCAGAACCTGCGCGCCGACACCTCCCTGGAGAAGCTCGGGTCGCTCAAGCCCGTGTTCGGCACGCGGCTCGACACCCCGGCGACGATGACGGCCGGCAACTCGACCCCGCTCACCGACGGGGCGTCCGCCGTGCTGCTCGCCTCCGAGGACTGGGCCCGCGCCCGCGGGCTGACCCCGCTGGCCGCCGTCGTGGACGCCGAGACCGCGGCCGTGGACTTCGTGCACGGCGAGGACGGGCTGCTGATGGCGCCGGTGTACGCAGTGCCGCGGCTGCTCGCCCGGCAGGGGCTCACGCTGGCGGACCTCGACTACGTGGAGATCCACGAGGCGTTCGCGTCCACCGTGCTGACCACCCTCGCCGCATGGGAGGACAAGGAGTTCTGCCTGTCCCGCCTCGGCCTGGACGACGCGCTCGGCTCCGTGGACCGCGACCGTCTGAACGTGCACGGCTCCTCGCTCGCCGCCGGGCACCCGTTCGCCGCGACCGGCGGGCGGATCGTCGCCACCGTCGCCAAGCAGCTGCACCGCCGCCGCGCGGAGCTGCTGGCCGCCGGGGAGTACCGGCCCGTCCGGGCCCTGGTGTCCGTCTGCGCCGCCGGCGGGCTCGGCGTCGCCGCGGTCCTCGAGGCGGCGTGA
- a CDS encoding TetR/AcrR family transcriptional regulator codes for MSPITRDPSTRTGATPADRRDAAAGRPDARADDGRSTRWEDHREARRAELVRVARRVVHHTGPDVSMEDIASAAGTSKSIVYRYFTDKDGLQLAVAAAVVTDIRDALDAAATGASTPRDALRGMVDTYLAMIEGSPHVYAFVTRGGSVGPFLDSVTELVAAPFVRALGAHGPADAAWARLWASGAVGFVRGAGEAWLAARGSATTPDDREDVAARVAAWLWAGPVGVLTRTARGTTTSTPDPSRVDDDAPTPGEPS; via the coding sequence GTGAGCCCCATCACACGGGACCCGTCGACGAGGACGGGGGCGACTCCTGCGGACCGGCGCGACGCCGCCGCCGGACGGCCGGACGCGCGCGCCGACGACGGCCGGTCCACCCGCTGGGAGGACCACCGCGAGGCCCGCCGCGCCGAGCTGGTCCGGGTCGCCCGCCGCGTGGTGCACCACACCGGGCCCGACGTCTCGATGGAGGACATCGCGTCGGCCGCCGGCACGTCGAAGTCGATCGTGTACCGGTACTTCACCGACAAGGACGGCCTCCAGCTCGCGGTCGCGGCGGCCGTCGTCACCGACATCCGCGACGCCCTCGACGCCGCGGCGACCGGGGCCAGCACCCCGCGTGACGCGCTGCGCGGGATGGTCGACACCTACCTCGCGATGATCGAGGGCTCGCCGCACGTCTACGCGTTCGTCACCCGCGGCGGCTCCGTCGGGCCGTTCCTCGACTCCGTCACCGAGCTCGTCGCCGCGCCGTTCGTCCGCGCGCTCGGCGCCCACGGCCCGGCCGACGCCGCGTGGGCGCGGCTGTGGGCGTCCGGCGCCGTCGGCTTCGTGCGCGGCGCGGGGGAGGCCTGGCTCGCGGCGCGCGGCTCCGCGACCACCCCCGACGACCGCGAGGACGTCGCCGCCCGCGTCGCCGCCTGGCTGTGGGCCGGGCCGGTCGGCGTCCTGACCCGCACCGCCCGCGGCACCACCACCAGCACGCCCGACCCGTCCCGCGTCGACGACGACGCACCGACACCAGGGGAGCCTTCATGA
- a CDS encoding acyl-CoA dehydrogenase: MTSPHALARSAPETAGAPRTTTAPRPTAGPATRPTATVRPSGAGHARHHRDTDPRVDVPALTDVLLGRYADLRRGARDLVAEPRFQKVEGLPAAEHRARVLEQLRALEAEGDVLRAFPSALGGADDHGGYLARFEELVVADPSLQIKAGVQWGLFASAILHLGTAGHHERLLPGAMSVAVPGAFAMTETGHGSDVASIGTTATYDPATEEFVVHTPFRAAWKDYLGNAGQHGTAAVVFAQLVSQGPADPRPVNHGVHAFYVPIRDAATGEFLPGVGGEDDGLKGGLNGIDNGRLWFDHVRVPRADLLDRYGSVAADGTYSSPIASPGRRFFTMLGTLVQGRVSLDGAAVNAAKIGLVIAVTYGNQRRQFAGASPTDEVVLLDYGEHRRRLLPLLAETYAATFAHEHLLAAFDDVFSGRDDTPDSREELETLAAALKPTSTWHALRTLQTAREACGGAGFLTANRLTSLRADLDVYVTFEGDNTVLYQLVGKRLLARYGQQIGGDPAVIARLVAGRAADAALHRMPLARAAQTLVDAGDARRSAGQLRDPHTQRDLLADRVAAMVAELAQALRPARRAAPEVAAQLFDAHQHELVEAARAHAELLQWEAFTRALDTVADAGTRQVLTWLRDLFGLTVIERNLAWYLVNGRLSAGRARTVTSYIERLLLRLRPHAQDLVDAFGYGPEHVRAEIASGAEAARQDEAREAQRAARASGTDPVPEPKPAR; encoded by the coding sequence ATGACCTCACCCCACGCCCTCGCTCGCTCCGCTCCCGAGACCGCGGGGGCCCCGAGGACCACCACCGCGCCCCGGCCCACGGCCGGCCCCGCGACCCGCCCGACCGCCACCGTCCGCCCGTCCGGCGCGGGGCACGCGCGCCACCACCGCGACACCGACCCGCGCGTCGACGTCCCCGCGCTGACCGACGTGCTGCTCGGCCGGTACGCCGACCTGCGCCGCGGCGCCCGCGACCTCGTGGCCGAGCCGCGGTTCCAGAAGGTCGAGGGACTGCCGGCCGCCGAGCACCGCGCCCGGGTGCTGGAGCAGCTCCGGGCGCTCGAGGCCGAGGGCGACGTGCTGCGCGCGTTCCCGTCGGCGCTCGGGGGGGCGGACGACCACGGCGGCTACCTGGCCCGGTTCGAGGAGCTGGTCGTCGCCGACCCGTCGCTGCAGATCAAGGCCGGCGTGCAGTGGGGGCTGTTCGCCTCCGCGATCCTGCACCTCGGCACCGCCGGCCACCACGAGCGGCTGCTGCCCGGCGCGATGTCGGTCGCCGTCCCCGGGGCGTTCGCGATGACCGAGACCGGGCACGGCTCCGACGTCGCGAGCATCGGCACCACGGCGACGTACGACCCGGCGACGGAGGAGTTCGTCGTCCACACGCCGTTCCGCGCGGCGTGGAAGGACTACCTCGGCAACGCGGGGCAGCACGGCACGGCGGCCGTGGTGTTCGCGCAGCTCGTCTCGCAGGGCCCGGCCGACCCCCGCCCGGTGAACCACGGCGTGCACGCGTTCTACGTGCCGATCCGGGACGCGGCGACGGGGGAGTTCCTGCCCGGCGTCGGCGGCGAGGACGACGGCCTCAAGGGCGGGCTGAACGGCATCGACAACGGCCGGCTGTGGTTCGACCACGTCCGGGTGCCGCGCGCCGACCTGCTCGACCGGTACGGCTCGGTCGCGGCGGACGGCACCTACTCCTCGCCGATCGCCAGCCCCGGCCGCCGGTTCTTCACCATGCTGGGCACCCTCGTGCAGGGCCGGGTCTCCCTGGACGGCGCCGCCGTGAACGCCGCCAAGATCGGCCTGGTCATCGCGGTCACCTACGGCAACCAGCGCCGCCAGTTCGCCGGGGCGTCCCCGACGGACGAGGTCGTGCTGCTCGACTACGGCGAGCACCGCCGGCGCCTGCTCCCGCTGCTCGCCGAGACCTACGCGGCGACCTTCGCGCACGAGCACCTGCTCGCCGCGTTCGACGACGTGTTCTCCGGCCGGGACGACACCCCGGACTCCCGCGAGGAGCTCGAGACGCTGGCGGCCGCCCTCAAGCCGACGTCCACCTGGCACGCGCTGCGCACCCTGCAGACGGCGCGCGAGGCGTGCGGCGGCGCGGGCTTCCTCACGGCGAACCGGCTCACCTCGCTGCGCGCCGACCTCGACGTGTACGTGACGTTCGAGGGCGACAACACCGTGCTCTACCAGCTCGTCGGCAAGCGGCTGCTCGCCCGGTACGGCCAGCAGATCGGCGGGGACCCGGCGGTCATCGCCCGCCTGGTCGCCGGGAGGGCCGCCGACGCCGCGCTGCACCGGATGCCGCTGGCCCGCGCCGCGCAGACCCTGGTGGACGCCGGCGACGCCCGCCGCTCCGCGGGCCAGCTCCGGGACCCGCACACCCAGCGCGACCTGCTGGCGGACCGGGTTGCGGCGATGGTCGCCGAGCTCGCGCAGGCCCTGCGCCCCGCCCGCCGGGCGGCCCCCGAGGTCGCCGCGCAGCTGTTCGACGCGCACCAGCACGAGCTCGTCGAGGCCGCCCGGGCGCACGCCGAGCTGCTGCAGTGGGAGGCGTTCACCCGCGCGCTCGACACCGTCGCCGACGCCGGGACCCGCCAGGTGCTCACGTGGCTGCGCGACCTGTTCGGGCTCACCGTGATCGAGCGGAACCTCGCCTGGTACCTCGTGAACGGGCGGCTGTCCGCCGGCCGGGCGCGCACGGTGACGTCGTACATCGAGCGGCTGCTGCTCCGGCTGCGCCCGCACGCGCAGGACCTCGTGGACGCCTTCGGGTACGGGCCGGAGCACGTGCGGGCCGAGATCGCGTCCGGCGCGGAGGCCGCCCGGCAGGACGAGGCGCGGGAGGCCCAGCGCGCCGCGCGCGCGTCGGGGACGGACCCGGTCCCGGAGCCCAAGCCGGCCCGCTGA
- a CDS encoding D-tagatose-bisphosphate aldolase, class II, non-catalytic subunit yields MTDQPAPDQLSALVTRHRAGSPEGIYSVCSAHPLVLEAAVRQALADGSWLLVEATSNQVDQFGGYTGMTPADFRDLVHGITDRLGLPRERLVLGGDHLGPNRWQDRPADEAMDLAEGVIEAYVAAGYTKIHLDCSMSCADDPTPLGDAAVAQRAARLLAVAERTAARTGTPDRLSYVIGTEVPVPGGAHETLHALTPTSPEAARATIAAHRAALGAVGMLDAWPRVRALVVQPAVEFDHVQVVDYRSEATVALREVLADEPGMVFEAHSTDYQTTERLTALVRDHWAVLKVGPGLTFALREALFALAEIETELVPDDARSHLLDVLDARMVAQPRYWQGYHDGDPAEQRVARRYSYSDRVRYYWPDPEVEAAVETLLGNLARTGIPETLLSQHLPEQYARVRAGALSAEPRELVVDKVRDALRPYAAACFPTLVPSA; encoded by the coding sequence ATGACCGATCAGCCCGCACCCGATCAGCTCAGCGCCCTCGTCACCCGGCACCGCGCCGGCTCCCCCGAGGGCATCTACTCGGTGTGCTCGGCCCACCCGCTCGTCCTCGAGGCCGCCGTGCGTCAGGCCCTCGCCGACGGCTCCTGGCTCCTGGTCGAAGCCACGTCCAACCAGGTCGACCAGTTCGGCGGCTACACCGGCATGACGCCCGCGGACTTCCGGGACCTGGTGCACGGCATCACCGACCGGCTCGGCCTGCCCCGCGAGCGCCTCGTGCTCGGCGGTGACCACCTCGGCCCGAACCGGTGGCAGGACCGGCCCGCCGACGAGGCGATGGACCTCGCGGAGGGCGTCATCGAGGCCTACGTCGCCGCCGGGTACACGAAGATCCACCTGGACTGCTCGATGTCCTGCGCCGACGACCCGACCCCGCTCGGCGACGCCGCCGTGGCGCAGCGGGCGGCGCGGCTGCTGGCCGTGGCCGAGCGCACCGCCGCGCGCACCGGCACGCCGGACCGGCTGTCCTACGTCATCGGCACCGAGGTGCCCGTGCCGGGCGGGGCGCACGAGACCCTGCACGCCCTCACCCCCACCAGCCCCGAGGCGGCGCGGGCGACGATCGCGGCGCACCGGGCGGCGCTCGGGGCGGTCGGGATGCTGGACGCCTGGCCGCGGGTGCGCGCGCTCGTCGTGCAGCCCGCCGTCGAGTTCGACCACGTCCAGGTCGTCGACTACCGCTCCGAGGCCACCGTCGCGCTCCGCGAGGTGCTGGCCGACGAGCCCGGCATGGTGTTCGAGGCCCACTCCACCGACTACCAGACCACCGAGCGGTTGACCGCCCTCGTGCGGGACCACTGGGCGGTGCTCAAGGTCGGGCCCGGCCTGACGTTCGCGCTGCGCGAGGCGCTGTTCGCCCTGGCCGAGATCGAGACCGAGCTCGTCCCGGACGACGCACGGTCGCACCTGCTCGACGTCCTCGATGCCCGCATGGTCGCGCAGCCGCGGTACTGGCAGGGCTACCACGACGGCGACCCCGCCGAGCAGCGCGTCGCCCGGCGGTACTCCTACAGCGACCGCGTCCGGTACTACTGGCCGGACCCCGAGGTGGAGGCCGCCGTCGAGACCCTGCTCGGGAACCTGGCCCGGACGGGGATCCCGGAGACGCTCCTCAGCCAGCACCTGCCGGAGCAGTACGCGCGCGTCCGCGCGGGTGCCCTGTCGGCGGAGCCGCGCGAGCTCGTGGTGGACAAGGTCCGGGACGCGCTCCGGCCGTACGCGGCGGCGTGCTTCCCGACCCTGGTCCCGTCGGCCTGA
- a CDS encoding carbohydrate kinase family protein → MSAAPAARPVLVAGDANVDLVLTGDVVPRFGQAEQLLDRGDLVLGGSASIAACGIARLGVPTSLVARVGDDTFGRFTTGALGDAGVSVAHVVVDRAVPTGMSVILSTPDDRAILTVPGTIPTLEPAAVLAALAATGAAHLHVASYFLQPALAAGLPDLLAAARTRGVTTSLDTNWDPAERWAGVADALPLVDVLLPNASELRALAAAAGIAGADDLELGTGLARLGPRVVVKAGADGGWSVDAAGTVTRAPGLRVDVVDTTGAGDSFDAGYLAALAHGVADEPTRLRWATAAGSLSTLGSGGTGRQATLADLDAAGVPHVPAPAASTA, encoded by the coding sequence TTGTCCGCCGCTCCCGCCGCCCGCCCCGTCCTCGTCGCCGGGGACGCCAACGTCGACCTCGTGCTGACCGGCGACGTCGTCCCGCGCTTCGGCCAGGCCGAGCAGCTCCTCGACCGCGGGGACCTCGTCCTCGGCGGCAGCGCGTCGATCGCCGCGTGCGGCATCGCCCGGCTCGGCGTGCCGACCTCACTGGTGGCCCGGGTCGGCGACGACACGTTCGGCCGGTTCACCACGGGCGCGCTCGGCGACGCCGGGGTGTCGGTCGCGCACGTCGTCGTCGACCGGGCCGTGCCGACCGGCATGTCGGTGATCCTGTCGACGCCGGACGACCGCGCGATCCTCACGGTGCCCGGGACGATCCCGACCCTGGAGCCGGCCGCCGTCCTCGCGGCGCTGGCCGCCACCGGCGCCGCGCACCTGCACGTCGCGTCCTACTTCCTGCAGCCGGCCCTGGCCGCCGGCCTGCCGGACCTGCTCGCCGCGGCGCGGACCCGGGGCGTCACGACCAGCCTCGACACCAACTGGGACCCGGCCGAGCGCTGGGCGGGCGTGGCGGACGCGCTGCCGCTCGTCGACGTGCTGCTGCCGAACGCCAGCGAGCTCCGGGCCCTCGCCGCGGCGGCGGGGATCGCGGGCGCCGACGACCTGGAGCTCGGCACCGGGCTGGCCCGGCTCGGCCCGCGGGTCGTGGTCAAGGCCGGGGCGGACGGCGGCTGGTCCGTCGACGCCGCCGGCACCGTCACCCGCGCCCCCGGTCTGCGCGTCGACGTGGTCGACACCACCGGCGCCGGCGACAGCTTCGACGCCGGGTACCTCGCGGCGCTCGCGCACGGCGTCGCCGACGAGCCGACCCGCCTGCGCTGGGCGACCGCCGCGGGGTCGCTGTCCACCCTCGGCTCCGGCGGCACCGGCCGGCAGGCCACGCTCGCCGACCTCGACGCGGCCGGCGTGCCGCACGTCCCCGCGCCGGCGGCGTCCACCGCTTGA